In Streptomyces sp. NBC_00878, a single window of DNA contains:
- a CDS encoding VOC family protein — MSLVTTIQPDGTPTWIDLRVPDPERAREFYGALFGWEYAPDSADTDTGTGLGTVCLLRGRPVAAITQNPASPASPTATAATGDPGWTMYFATADCDGTAKRVVDAGGSLLTAPTDIGEHGRTAIAQDPVGARFGLWEARAHLGCEVVNEPDSLVRNDLVTPDPEPARAFYTAVFDYTLDLNKTLPDLDFTFLRRPDGHEIGGIFGFPAASRSVWATTFEVADTDAVVGRAIAAGGTADTPEDTPYGRMATITDPFGVEFSVITRAADKV; from the coding sequence ATGAGTCTCGTCACCACCATTCAGCCGGACGGTACGCCCACGTGGATCGACCTCCGGGTGCCCGACCCCGAACGCGCGCGGGAGTTCTACGGCGCGCTCTTCGGCTGGGAGTACGCGCCCGACTCCGCCGACACCGACACCGGCACCGGACTCGGCACGGTGTGCCTGCTGCGCGGGCGGCCCGTCGCGGCCATCACGCAGAACCCGGCCTCCCCGGCCTCCCCGACCGCCACGGCCGCCACGGGCGACCCCGGCTGGACCATGTACTTCGCGACGGCGGACTGCGACGGCACCGCCAAACGCGTCGTCGACGCGGGCGGATCCCTGCTCACGGCTCCGACGGACATCGGGGAGCACGGCCGTACGGCCATCGCGCAGGACCCGGTCGGCGCCCGCTTCGGCCTCTGGGAGGCGCGGGCCCACCTCGGCTGCGAGGTCGTGAACGAGCCCGACTCCCTCGTACGGAACGACCTGGTCACCCCGGACCCCGAACCCGCCCGGGCCTTCTACACGGCCGTGTTCGACTACACCCTGGACCTCAACAAGACCCTCCCGGACCTCGACTTCACCTTCCTGCGCCGCCCGGACGGCCATGAGATCGGCGGCATCTTCGGTTTCCCGGCTGCCTCCAGGTCCGTCTGGGCGACCACGTTCGAGGTCGCCGACACGGACGCCGTCGTCGGCCGTGCCATCGCGGCGGGCGGCACCGCCGACACCCCCGAGGACACCCCTTACGGCCGGATGGCCACCATCACGGACCCCTTCGGAGTGGAGTTCTCGGTCATCACCAGGGCGGCCGACAAGGTCTAG
- a CDS encoding aldo/keto reductase: protein MRADDLVPLGRTGLRVSRLGLGLASVGGLFEPVSEERAAATLDTAWELGVRLYDTAPVYGYGRSETRTGAALAARPRDAYVLCTKVGRLIEPGGPDTQPIWADPPAGVGPRLDYSYGGVLRSVEESLERLGLDRVDVLHVHDPDEDFGGAVGEAYRALADFRARGVIGAVSLGVNHAPVAARFLREAAAPGPDCVLLAGRYNLLDQSGLDELLPLCAERGVAVMAAGVYQSGLLADPRPGAPHGYRSVPAELAARIEALRRVCADFGVPPLAAAVRFPLGHPAVASVVVGARSPEEVAGSVAFLNHPVPGGFWAAVKAAGLLPEAAPTPA, encoded by the coding sequence ATGAGAGCCGACGACCTCGTACCGCTGGGCCGCACGGGACTTCGGGTCAGCCGTCTCGGGCTGGGGCTCGCTTCCGTGGGCGGTCTGTTCGAGCCCGTGTCGGAGGAGCGGGCGGCGGCCACCCTCGACACCGCCTGGGAGCTGGGCGTACGGCTCTACGACACGGCTCCCGTGTACGGGTACGGGCGCTCGGAGACCCGTACGGGCGCGGCCCTCGCGGCGCGGCCCCGTGACGCGTACGTGCTGTGCACCAAGGTGGGGCGGCTCATCGAACCGGGCGGGCCGGACACCCAGCCGATCTGGGCGGACCCGCCGGCCGGGGTCGGGCCGCGGCTCGACTACTCGTACGGCGGAGTGCTGCGGTCGGTCGAGGAGAGCCTGGAGCGGCTGGGGCTCGACCGCGTCGACGTGCTCCATGTGCACGATCCCGACGAGGACTTCGGGGGCGCGGTGGGCGAGGCGTACCGTGCGCTGGCCGATTTTCGGGCCAGGGGTGTCATCGGCGCGGTCTCGCTCGGCGTCAACCACGCGCCCGTGGCGGCCCGTTTCTTGAGGGAGGCGGCGGCGCCCGGGCCCGACTGCGTGCTGCTGGCCGGGCGTTACAACCTGCTCGACCAGTCGGGGCTCGACGAGTTGCTCCCGCTGTGCGCCGAGCGGGGCGTGGCCGTCATGGCCGCGGGTGTCTACCAGTCGGGGCTGCTGGCCGACCCCCGGCCGGGCGCTCCGCACGGATACCGGTCGGTGCCGGCCGAACTGGCCGCGCGTATCGAGGCGTTACGGCGCGTGTGCGCGGACTTCGGTGTCCCGCCCCTCGCGGCGGCCGTGCGGTTTCCGCTCGGCCACCCCGCCGTCGCGAGCGTGGTCGTGGGCGCCCGCTCGCCCGAGGAGGTGGCGGGGAGCGTGGCCTTCCTCAACCACCCTGTTCCGGGCGGCTTCTGGGCGGCGGTGAAGGCGGCGGGACTGCTGCCCGAGGCGGCGCCGACCCCCGCGTAG
- a CDS encoding nuclear transport factor 2 family protein, whose translation MPDPAAPPSPGPREVLARYQRAMLDGSADDLADLYAVDAVHEFPFLFPGMPERYQGREEVRAGYRAAWGASPARPREIRDVVVHDSTDPEVITVEQVVTGTVTTTGRSFRFPGLLVIRVHDGLITHVRDYMDGLGVAHAMGRLPAVAAALADG comes from the coding sequence ATGCCGGACCCAGCAGCCCCGCCCTCTCCCGGCCCTCGTGAGGTCCTGGCCCGCTATCAGCGGGCGATGCTCGACGGATCCGCGGACGACCTGGCCGACCTCTACGCGGTCGACGCCGTCCACGAGTTCCCGTTCCTCTTCCCCGGCATGCCCGAGCGGTATCAGGGGCGCGAGGAGGTGCGCGCGGGCTACCGGGCTGCCTGGGGCGCCAGTCCGGCGCGGCCACGGGAGATCCGTGACGTCGTCGTGCACGACAGCACCGACCCCGAGGTGATCACCGTCGAACAGGTCGTCACCGGGACCGTGACCACGACCGGCCGGTCCTTCCGCTTCCCCGGCCTCCTGGTGATCCGGGTCCACGACGGCCTGATCACGCACGTCCGCGACTACATGGACGGACTCGGCGTGGCCCACGCCATGGGCCGCCTGCCCGCGGTGGCCGCCGCCCTCGCCGACGGGTAG
- a CDS encoding helix-turn-helix transcriptional regulator has translation MSRRNAEGGSAATTAAVFGEVLKHFREAADLTQEGLARQIPCDRSHVARVEAGTRVPQDTFAKACDELLGTGGVLMRLWSRIDWYPEVQHPDWFERRAEMDAQAVALRAYQERVVPGLLQAPNYAHALFSQVASGDEVEERVRARLSRQPRFLADGGPLYVAVLDESCLRNAVGSPEVMREQCAHLLSVGQRSNIRIQVAPAGLFGLVRPRGSMSLIKLPDGHEWVYSESLDRGHFNDDPAVFARYSQTYDVLRADIPSARESAALISDVMEGYEHHGQARAKRGDLDQEQLQRQQRRRLHRIRPRHPRHRPRP, from the coding sequence GTGAGTCGACGCAACGCCGAGGGAGGTTCGGCGGCCACGACCGCCGCCGTGTTCGGCGAGGTCCTGAAACACTTCCGCGAGGCCGCCGACCTCACACAGGAGGGCCTGGCCCGCCAGATCCCGTGCGACCGCTCGCACGTGGCCCGCGTGGAGGCGGGCACGCGCGTCCCACAGGACACGTTCGCGAAGGCGTGTGACGAACTGCTGGGTACGGGTGGGGTGTTGATGCGGTTGTGGAGCCGGATCGACTGGTATCCGGAGGTGCAGCATCCGGACTGGTTCGAGCGCAGGGCCGAGATGGATGCGCAAGCGGTGGCGCTGCGGGCGTATCAAGAGCGGGTCGTCCCGGGCCTGTTGCAGGCGCCGAACTACGCGCACGCGCTGTTCTCCCAGGTCGCGAGCGGTGATGAGGTGGAGGAGCGTGTCCGGGCGCGGCTGAGCCGCCAGCCGCGCTTCCTGGCCGACGGCGGTCCGCTGTATGTCGCCGTCCTGGACGAGAGCTGTCTGCGCAACGCGGTGGGGAGTCCGGAGGTCATGCGCGAGCAGTGCGCGCATCTGCTGAGTGTCGGACAGCGCTCCAACATCCGTATCCAGGTGGCCCCGGCGGGCCTCTTCGGGCTCGTCCGCCCCAGGGGCTCGATGTCGTTGATCAAGCTGCCCGACGGGCACGAGTGGGTGTACTCAGAGTCGCTGGACCGTGGGCATTTCAACGACGATCCGGCCGTCTTCGCGCGCTACAGCCAGACCTATGATGTGCTCAGGGCGGACATCCCGTCAGCCCGCGAATCCGCCGCTCTGATCAGCGACGTGATGGAGGGGTACGAACATCATGGACAGGCACGAGCTAAGCGCGGCGACCTGGATCAAGAGCAGCTACAGCGACAACAACGGCGGCGACTGCATCGAATTCGCCCCCGGCATCCCCGGCATCGTCCCCGTCCGTGA
- a CDS encoding DUF397 domain-containing protein, translating into MEFAPGIPGIVPVRDSKNPDGPALLIARSAWAVFVAAVR; encoded by the coding sequence ATCGAATTCGCCCCCGGCATCCCCGGCATCGTCCCCGTCCGTGACAGCAAGAACCCCGACGGGCCCGCCCTGCTCATCGCGCGGAGCGCCTGGGCGGTGTTCGTGGCGGCCGTGCGCTGA
- a CDS encoding cytosine permease produces MTTAPASTDTSVTPSPEYGDKVIAVETAGAEPIPLAERHGSPLQLLWTWASPNIEFATVYIGVISVLFFGLNFWQATAALLLGTALGSVTHGVLSLDGPRFGVPQMAIGRFAFGFKGNLLPSGVNALVAGVGWFAVNSVSAAFALNTLTGLRPLPSLLLVVAAEIVIGFIGHNFVHVFERYAFPVLAVVFLLAGVWTFREADLGAPGAGGGIGGFLLAFSTAWGYTAGWNPGASDYSRYLPPTASRLRTALYPAVGLFVSVAVVSVIGAASATIVAPEGASPTAAFTGHLPDWLGDLALLAIILGAVSANALNVYSSAMSVTSLGLRLPKWLGRSALVVLSGLAGTAAAWASLADAGHAYEAFLLVIAYWVGPWLGVVLVERWGRSRTPAEELAPRLGDRTFTNWPGITALLAGIAVSVPLFSNQEKYVGWVPEQWPSFGDITCLVGFVVSGGLYALLRQLPAAAARRQNAAGGV; encoded by the coding sequence ATGACGACTGCTCCGGCCAGTACCGACACCTCCGTCACCCCATCCCCCGAGTACGGCGACAAGGTCATCGCCGTCGAGACGGCGGGCGCGGAGCCGATCCCCCTCGCCGAGCGGCACGGCAGCCCGCTGCAACTGCTGTGGACCTGGGCCTCCCCGAACATCGAGTTCGCGACGGTCTACATCGGCGTCATCTCCGTCCTCTTCTTCGGCCTGAACTTCTGGCAGGCGACAGCGGCACTCCTGCTCGGCACGGCGCTGGGCTCGGTGACCCACGGAGTGCTGTCGCTCGACGGCCCACGGTTCGGCGTACCGCAGATGGCCATCGGCCGCTTCGCCTTCGGCTTCAAGGGCAATCTGCTGCCGTCCGGGGTCAACGCCCTGGTAGCGGGGGTGGGTTGGTTCGCCGTGAACAGCGTGAGCGCCGCCTTCGCGCTCAACACGCTGACGGGCCTGCGCCCCCTGCCCTCGCTCCTCCTCGTCGTGGCCGCCGAGATCGTCATCGGCTTCATCGGCCACAACTTCGTGCACGTCTTCGAGCGGTACGCGTTCCCGGTGCTGGCCGTGGTCTTCCTGCTGGCCGGTGTGTGGACGTTCCGCGAGGCCGACCTCGGGGCGCCCGGCGCGGGCGGCGGCATCGGCGGCTTCCTGCTCGCCTTCAGCACGGCCTGGGGATACACGGCCGGCTGGAACCCGGGAGCCTCGGACTACTCGCGCTACCTGCCGCCCACGGCATCCCGGCTGCGTACGGCGCTGTATCCGGCGGTGGGGCTCTTCGTCTCCGTAGCAGTCGTGTCGGTAATCGGCGCGGCCTCGGCGACGATCGTCGCCCCGGAGGGCGCGAGCCCGACGGCCGCCTTCACGGGTCATCTGCCCGACTGGCTGGGCGACTTGGCCCTGCTGGCCATCATCCTGGGCGCGGTCTCGGCCAACGCCCTCAACGTCTACTCCTCCGCCATGTCCGTCACGTCGCTCGGACTGAGGCTCCCGAAGTGGCTGGGGCGGAGCGCTCTGGTGGTGCTGTCGGGGCTCGCCGGTACGGCCGCCGCGTGGGCGTCACTCGCCGACGCGGGCCATGCGTACGAGGCGTTCCTGCTGGTCATCGCGTACTGGGTGGGGCCGTGGCTGGGGGTGGTGCTGGTCGAGCGGTGGGGCCGGTCGCGTACGCCCGCCGAGGAACTCGCGCCGCGGCTCGGTGACCGTACCTTCACCAACTGGCCGGGGATCACCGCCCTGTTGGCGGGCATCGCGGTGTCGGTCCCCCTCTTCTCCAACCAGGAGAAGTACGTGGGGTGGGTGCCCGAGCAGTGGCCGTCCTTCGGGGACATCACATGCCTGGTGGGCTTTGTGGTGAGTGGGGGGCTGTACGCGCTACTGCGTCAGCTGCCTGCGGCGGCGGCCAGGCGACAGAACGCCGCCGGAGGGGTCTGA
- a CDS encoding PLD nuclease N-terminal domain-containing protein has product MLRVLMILVPLGLSIYAFIDCITTDEKDIRYIPKPLWAMLVLLFPLVGSISWLIVGHQRKPRGTSSFGRGGRGGWVAPDDNPEFLKSLKDDGKSGNKGDGKDASEDDDGPTDAVTDDEAHLKNWEDDLRRREEELKRREGGAGDGPDDGVPPKP; this is encoded by the coding sequence ATGCTTCGGGTGCTGATGATTCTGGTGCCGTTGGGGCTCAGCATCTATGCCTTCATCGACTGCATCACCACCGATGAGAAGGACATCCGCTACATCCCGAAGCCACTCTGGGCGATGCTCGTGCTGCTGTTCCCGCTTGTCGGCTCCATCTCCTGGCTGATCGTCGGCCACCAGCGCAAGCCGCGTGGCACGTCCTCGTTCGGCCGGGGCGGGCGGGGTGGCTGGGTCGCACCCGACGACAACCCCGAGTTCCTCAAGTCCCTCAAGGACGACGGCAAGAGTGGCAACAAGGGTGACGGCAAGGACGCGAGCGAGGACGACGACGGCCCGACGGATGCCGTGACCGACGACGAGGCGCACCTCAAGAACTGGGAGGACGACCTGCGGCGCCGCGAGGAGGAGCTGAAGCGGCGGGAGGGCGGGGCCGGTGACGGGCCGGACGATGGCGTTCCGCCGAAGCCCTGA